A window of the Thalassospira sp. TSL5-1 genome harbors these coding sequences:
- a CDS encoding F0F1 ATP synthase subunit gamma, producing the protein MASLKDLRSRIASVKSTRKITSAMKMVAASKLRRSQDAAEAARPYAERMGTMLGRLAAAVGGSQGAPKLLAGTGKEDTHLMVVFTADRGLCGGFNASIVKAARAKIRALKADGKTVKIICVGRKGADALKRDNGDAIIARYTGIEGKKGIDFSEASAVADKVLELFEAGEFDVCTIFFNKFVSAISQVVTEQQLVPFAGEAEENNQEAGGNGASAVYDYEPSEEAILADLLPRNVGVQIFGAMLESSASEHGARMSAMDNATRNAGDMIDRLSIQYNRSRQAQITNELIEIISGAEAL; encoded by the coding sequence ATGGCTAGTTTGAAGGACTTGCGCTCGCGCATTGCCAGCGTCAAATCGACGAGGAAGATTACCTCGGCGATGAAGATGGTGGCCGCGTCCAAGCTCCGTCGCTCGCAGGATGCTGCCGAAGCAGCCCGTCCCTATGCTGAACGCATGGGGACGATGCTGGGACGGCTTGCAGCTGCGGTTGGTGGTTCACAGGGAGCACCGAAACTGCTGGCCGGGACCGGCAAGGAAGACACCCACCTGATGGTTGTTTTCACGGCTGATCGTGGTCTTTGTGGCGGTTTTAACGCTTCGATCGTCAAGGCGGCCCGTGCGAAAATTCGCGCACTGAAAGCTGACGGCAAAACGGTCAAGATTATCTGTGTTGGCCGCAAGGGTGCCGATGCCCTCAAACGCGACAATGGCGATGCGATTATCGCGCGCTATACCGGGATTGAAGGCAAAAAGGGAATTGATTTTTCCGAGGCATCCGCGGTTGCAGACAAGGTTCTGGAGCTGTTCGAGGCCGGTGAATTCGACGTATGCACGATTTTCTTCAACAAATTCGTGTCGGCGATTTCGCAGGTTGTGACTGAACAGCAGCTGGTTCCCTTTGCCGGAGAGGCAGAGGAAAACAACCAGGAAGCTGGCGGAAACGGTGCGTCGGCGGTTTATGACTACGAACCGTCGGAAGAAGCCATTCTGGCAGACTTGCTGCCACGTAATGTTGGCGTCCAGATTTTCGGGGCCATGCTGGAAAGCAGTGCTTCGGAACACGGTGCGCGGATGTCCGCAATGGATAACGCAACCCGCAATGCCGGCGACATGATCGACCGACTGAGCATTCAGTATAACCGCTCACGTCAGGCGCAGATCACCAACGAACTGATTGAAATCATTTCCGGCGCCGAGGCTTTGTAA
- the atpD gene encoding F0F1 ATP synthase subunit beta, producing MANKKAGKISQVMGAVVDVKFDGELPPILNALHVDNNGQRLVLEVAQHLGEGAVRTIAMDTTEGLQRGQEVVDTGDAISVPVGPETLGRILNVIGEPVDERGPVNAKKTSPIHREAPEFTEQSTDTEILVTGIKVIDLIAPYTKGGKIGLFGGAGVGKTVLIMELINNVAKGHGGYSVFAGVGERTREGNDLYHEMMESGVINLEGDSKAALVYGQMNEPPGARARVALTGLTLAEYFRDEEGQDVLFFVDNIFRFTQAGSEVSALLGRIPSAVGYQPTLATDMGALQERITSTKKGSITSVQAIYVPADDLTDPAPATSFAHLDATTTLNRQIAELGIYPAVDPLDSTSRALDPSVIGKDHYETAREVQRVLQTYKSLQDIIAILGMDELSEDDKLIVARARKIQRFLSQPFHVAEVFTGTPGVFVQLEDTIKAFKAICAGEYDHLPEQAFYMVGTIEEAIEKAKKMAEAA from the coding sequence ATGGCGAACAAGAAGGCGGGGAAAATTTCCCAGGTAATGGGCGCCGTCGTCGACGTTAAATTCGACGGCGAATTGCCGCCCATTCTGAACGCGCTGCATGTTGACAACAACGGTCAGCGTCTGGTTCTCGAAGTTGCACAGCATCTTGGCGAAGGTGCCGTCCGTACTATTGCTATGGACACCACCGAAGGCTTGCAGCGTGGTCAGGAAGTCGTTGATACCGGCGATGCGATCTCGGTTCCGGTTGGTCCGGAAACCCTGGGGCGTATTCTGAACGTTATCGGCGAGCCAGTTGACGAACGTGGCCCGGTCAACGCCAAGAAGACCTCCCCGATTCACCGTGAAGCGCCCGAATTCACCGAGCAGTCCACCGATACCGAGATCCTGGTTACCGGCATTAAGGTCATCGACCTGATCGCGCCGTACACCAAGGGTGGCAAGATTGGTCTGTTCGGCGGTGCCGGTGTGGGTAAAACCGTTCTCATCATGGAACTGATCAACAACGTGGCAAAAGGCCACGGTGGTTATTCGGTTTTCGCTGGTGTGGGTGAACGTACCCGTGAAGGTAACGACCTCTATCATGAAATGATGGAATCAGGCGTTATCAACCTTGAAGGGGATTCCAAAGCCGCACTGGTTTACGGTCAGATGAACGAGCCCCCCGGAGCCCGTGCCCGTGTTGCGTTGACCGGTCTGACTTTGGCAGAATATTTCCGTGACGAAGAAGGTCAGGACGTGCTGTTCTTTGTGGACAACATTTTCCGCTTCACCCAAGCTGGTTCGGAAGTGTCCGCACTTCTCGGTCGTATCCCGTCGGCAGTGGGTTATCAGCCCACACTCGCAACCGACATGGGTGCGCTGCAGGAACGTATTACCTCGACCAAAAAAGGTTCCATTACCTCGGTCCAGGCCATTTACGTCCCGGCCGACGACTTGACCGACCCGGCGCCGGCAACCTCGTTTGCCCACTTGGACGCGACCACCACGCTGAACCGTCAGATCGCCGAGCTCGGCATCTATCCGGCCGTGGACCCGCTTGACTCGACCTCGCGTGCGCTTGATCCGAGTGTTATCGGTAAAGACCACTATGAAACCGCCCGTGAAGTTCAGCGTGTGCTGCAGACCTACAAGAGCCTGCAGGACATCATCGCCATTCTCGGCATGGACGAACTGTCTGAAGATGACAAGCTGATCGTGGCTCGCGCCCGTAAGATTCAGCGTTTCCTCTCGCAGCCCTTCCATGTTGCTGAAGTCTTCACCGGTACTCCGGGCGTGTTCGTTCAGCTCGAAGACACCATCAAGGCATTCAAGGCGATTTGCGCTGGTGAATACGACCATCTGCCGGAACAGGCATTCTACATGGTTGGCACCATCGAAGAAGCCATCGAGAAAGCCAAGAAGATGGCCGAAGCTGCCTAA
- the atpC gene encoding ATP synthase F1 subunit epsilon has product MTDTTVLELVSPSALLKSEPVEMVVVPGTEGNFGVLPKHSPLISTIRPGVIDIYTGGKVSERIFVAGGVAEVNPERCTILAEEAVSIADIKADEAQTRLEAAKAAFEAAKTPHEKANAERDVEIAVALIAALTN; this is encoded by the coding sequence ATGACTGATACGACTGTACTGGAACTTGTTTCACCGTCTGCCCTGCTCAAATCCGAGCCGGTCGAGATGGTTGTCGTTCCGGGCACGGAAGGGAACTTTGGTGTATTGCCCAAGCATTCGCCGCTGATCTCGACCATTCGTCCGGGCGTCATTGACATCTATACGGGTGGCAAGGTTTCGGAACGCATTTTTGTAGCTGGCGGTGTTGCCGAGGTTAATCCCGAGCGTTGCACCATCCTGGCGGAAGAAGCCGTTTCGATTGCCGACATCAAGGCAGACGAAGCACAGACCCGTCTGGAAGCTGCAAAGGCTGCTTTCGAGGCTGCAAAGACACCTCACGAAAAGGCAAATGCCGAACGTGATGTTGAAATTGCCGTTGCGCTGATCGCCGCTTTGACGAACTGA
- a CDS encoding SDR family oxidoreductase, whose protein sequence is MRTWFITGTSSGLGLEMTKILLERGDHVIATLRKKGVLDALASKYPAQLSIHQLDVTDTAAVRRVVDAAFAERPIDVIVNNAGYGLFGAAEELTDDQIIDQINTNIIGSIQVIRATLPHLRLQRNGRIMQVSSEGGQIAYPNFSLYHTTKWGIEGFIESLRQEIAGFGIDCTIIEPGPTETGFGAGLVSPPLMDAYEGTPAHDVRNAIANGNFVIKGDAIRTAQAMVASVDVTPAPRRVTLGSSAYHSIHAALQERLSELEAQKDIAYSADRDL, encoded by the coding sequence ATGCGTACATGGTTCATTACCGGCACATCGTCGGGCCTCGGTCTGGAAATGACCAAAATCCTGCTGGAACGCGGCGATCACGTTATCGCCACCCTGCGCAAAAAAGGCGTGCTTGACGCTCTTGCGTCAAAATATCCCGCCCAGCTTTCAATTCATCAACTTGATGTCACCGACACCGCCGCGGTCCGGCGTGTGGTAGACGCAGCCTTTGCCGAACGACCGATTGACGTAATCGTCAATAATGCCGGTTACGGCCTGTTTGGTGCGGCCGAAGAATTGACCGATGATCAGATTATTGATCAAATCAACACCAATATCATCGGGTCGATCCAGGTGATCCGCGCGACCTTACCCCATTTGCGGCTTCAGAGAAACGGGCGGATCATGCAGGTCTCATCCGAAGGCGGACAAATCGCCTATCCGAATTTCAGCCTCTATCACACGACCAAATGGGGGATTGAAGGCTTCATTGAATCCCTGCGTCAGGAAATTGCCGGTTTCGGTATTGATTGTACAATCATCGAACCCGGCCCGACTGAAACGGGCTTTGGCGCTGGTCTGGTCAGCCCGCCGCTAATGGATGCCTATGAGGGCACCCCGGCCCATGATGTGCGCAATGCCATTGCCAACGGTAACTTTGTGATCAAAGGCGATGCCATCCGCACCGCCCAGGCAATGGTGGCATCCGTCGATGTAACTCCTGCTCCCCGCCGCGTCACACTTGGCAGTTCAGCCTATCACTCCATCCATGCGGCTCTGCAGGAACGCCTGTCAGAACTTGAAGCCCAAAAAGATATCGCCTACTCCGCTGATCGCGACCTCTAG
- a CDS encoding LysR family transcriptional regulator produces the protein MNYQPSLNDLKAFACIAARQSFRKAADDLALAPSTLSHVIRSLEENLGVRLFHRTTRSVALTDAGEHLLARLQPLLSELDFALDEVNSFRSKPSGLLRINSSEIAISLLLDDVVPVFLAQYPEMSLDLVSDGRLVDIVAEGFDAGLRLGETVPQDMIAVKFGGETRFLAVASPDYFARHKPPQSPEDLKRHRCIRHRMPSGKLYQWEFERHGLEVRIDVSGALTLDHPGMMVKAALAGLGIAYVPLYLVADALEDGRLVNVLDDWCPTIPGLYLYYPGHRHVPKGLRAFIDVMKAHMKKTGRHQ, from the coding sequence ATGAATTATCAGCCCAGCCTGAATGACCTAAAGGCATTTGCCTGTATTGCGGCCCGGCAGAGCTTTCGCAAGGCTGCCGATGATCTGGCACTCGCACCGTCGACGTTAAGTCATGTTATCCGTAGTCTGGAAGAGAATCTGGGGGTGCGGCTGTTTCATCGCACTACACGCAGCGTTGCCTTGACCGATGCCGGGGAACACTTGCTGGCAAGGTTGCAACCCTTGTTAAGCGAGCTGGATTTTGCCCTGGATGAAGTGAACAGCTTTCGCAGTAAACCAAGCGGTCTTTTGCGGATCAATTCCAGCGAGATCGCGATTTCATTGCTGCTTGACGATGTGGTGCCCGTTTTTTTGGCACAATATCCGGAAATGTCACTGGATTTGGTGAGTGACGGGCGGTTGGTCGATATTGTGGCGGAAGGGTTCGATGCTGGCCTGCGGCTGGGCGAAACCGTGCCACAGGATATGATTGCCGTTAAGTTTGGTGGGGAGACCCGGTTTCTGGCTGTGGCATCGCCAGACTATTTTGCTCGTCACAAGCCACCCCAAAGCCCGGAGGATTTAAAACGCCATCGTTGTATTCGCCATCGTATGCCCAGTGGCAAGCTTTATCAGTGGGAATTTGAACGCCACGGGCTGGAAGTGCGTATTGATGTTTCCGGTGCCCTGACGCTGGATCATCCAGGGATGATGGTCAAGGCGGCGCTGGCAGGGTTGGGTATTGCCTATGTGCCGCTTTATCTGGTGGCGGATGCGCTTGAGGATGGCCGACTGGTTAATGTACTTGATGACTGGTGCCCGACAATACCAGGCCTGTATTTATATTATCCCGGGCATAGGCATGTGCCAAAGGGGCTGAGGGCCTTTATTGATGTGATGAAGGCACACATGAAGAAAACGGGCAGGCACCAGTAG
- a CDS encoding response regulator, with protein sequence MRSMSAVKTPSDLLLIEDNPGDARLVEEALKEFSRPVNLHHVKDGITALQFLQQDGQYRNAPRPKLILLDLNMPRKDGREMLREIRNDPTSASIPVIVLTTSAAERDVDLCYAAGANCYLRKPVDVLEFIDLMKMIETFWLDTALTPSH encoded by the coding sequence ATGAGAAGCATGTCAGCGGTGAAAACGCCCAGCGATTTATTGCTGATAGAGGATAATCCTGGTGACGCCCGCCTTGTCGAGGAAGCCCTGAAGGAATTCTCCCGTCCGGTGAACCTGCATCACGTCAAGGACGGCATCACGGCGTTGCAATTCCTCCAGCAGGATGGACAATATCGCAATGCGCCACGGCCCAAACTTATCCTGCTGGATTTGAACATGCCGCGCAAGGATGGCCGCGAAATGTTGCGTGAAATCCGCAACGATCCGACGTCAGCCAGCATCCCGGTCATTGTACTGACCACATCCGCCGCCGAACGCGATGTCGACTTGTGTTATGCTGCCGGGGCCAACTGCTATTTGCGAAAACCGGTCGATGTCCTCGAATTTATCGATCTGATGAAAATGATAGAAACTTTCTGGCTTGATACAGCACTGACCCCGTCGCACTAA
- the ccmI gene encoding c-type cytochrome biogenesis protein CcmI, with protein MTVWIVFALVTLAVAGYVLWPVLVGTRRGQPLPKDATADQMAAQASALSDQDELQRDLNVYRDQLAEINRDIERGVLNAEQADAARIEVQRRILATDQRIQARSQKRTGKKNGTFARPIAIALVLISLIGGLGLYLDLGHPALPDRPIAQRSDEIMAARNARLQNGEREQALRKAVADLSNKLIQNPNNLENWEMLGNSLMALNRPQQAQTAFLEAVKLSNRDGAYLAMYAEAIIRASDGQVTAAARGALEEAAKSGNHNPRIAFYLGLADLQQGQTQAALERWIALANGAPADASWLPMVVRQIEQTATASGIDISGRLKLPSATTPPAIAGNVGPSQEDMKAAAEMTPEERRQMIEGMVGRLASKLEENPQDPDGWARLMRAYVVMGMKDKAQESYQQAQTALEGNKPALAQLAALANQVGLATN; from the coding sequence ATGACCGTCTGGATTGTTTTTGCCCTCGTTACCCTGGCTGTTGCGGGCTATGTGCTATGGCCTGTTCTGGTCGGCACCCGTCGTGGTCAACCGCTGCCCAAAGATGCAACCGCCGATCAAATGGCCGCGCAGGCATCGGCCCTGTCCGACCAGGACGAATTGCAACGCGACCTGAATGTTTACCGCGACCAGCTGGCCGAAATTAACCGTGACATTGAGCGCGGCGTGTTAAATGCCGAACAGGCCGATGCCGCCCGGATCGAAGTTCAGCGCCGTATCCTTGCCACCGACCAGCGCATTCAAGCCCGTTCCCAAAAACGCACGGGCAAAAAAAACGGTACCTTTGCCCGCCCGATAGCGATTGCCTTGGTGCTGATCAGTCTTATTGGCGGTCTGGGTCTTTATCTTGATCTCGGGCACCCTGCCCTGCCAGACCGCCCGATTGCCCAGCGCAGCGACGAAATAATGGCTGCGCGCAATGCCCGCCTGCAAAATGGCGAACGTGAACAGGCCCTGCGCAAAGCGGTTGCTGATCTGTCAAACAAACTGATCCAAAACCCCAACAATCTTGAAAACTGGGAAATGCTGGGCAACAGCCTGATGGCGCTTAATCGCCCGCAACAGGCCCAAACCGCTTTTCTTGAAGCCGTTAAACTGTCCAATCGTGACGGGGCCTATCTCGCCATGTATGCCGAAGCGATTATTCGCGCCAGCGACGGGCAGGTTACGGCAGCCGCCCGCGGCGCCCTAGAGGAAGCAGCCAAATCCGGCAACCATAATCCGCGCATCGCCTTTTACCTTGGCCTGGCCGACCTGCAGCAGGGTCAAACCCAGGCTGCGCTGGAGCGCTGGATTGCGCTGGCAAATGGTGCCCCGGCCGATGCCTCCTGGCTACCGATGGTGGTCCGTCAAATCGAACAAACGGCAACCGCCAGCGGCATTGATATCTCTGGTCGGTTAAAACTGCCCTCTGCTACAACACCGCCGGCCATTGCCGGCAATGTCGGCCCCTCGCAGGAGGACATGAAAGCCGCCGCCGAGATGACACCCGAAGAACGCCGTCAAATGATCGAAGGCATGGTCGGACGTCTTGCGTCAAAGCTTGAGGAAAACCCGCAAGACCCGGACGGTTGGGCCCGTCTGATGCGCGCTTATGTCGTGATGGGAATGAAAGACAAGGCGCAGGAAAGCTATCAACAGGCGCAAACCGCGCTTGAGGGTAACAAACCGGCCCTGGCCCAACTTGCCGCACTGGCCAACCAGGTAGGGCTGGCGACCAATTAG
- a CDS encoding heme lyase CcmF/NrfE family subunit: MIVELGHYALVLALAMAFAQSTVPFLAAARNDAALLRVAPRTAIASFILIAFAFGALTYAYVTSDFSVLNVVENSHTAKPLIYKITGVWANHEGSMLLWVMILALFGAAVSAFGRNLPPSLLARVVGVMGLIAVGFLLFILLTSNPFERIANPPLNGQGMNPLLQDPGIAIHPPFLYLGYVGFSVAFAFAVAALIEGRVDPAWARWVRPWTLAAWVFLTAGIGLGSWWSYYELGWGGWWFWDPVENASFMPWLAGTALLHSAIVVEKRDALKSWTIFLAIIAFSFSLLGTFLVRSGALTSVHAFATDPKRGIFILALLALSVGGSFALYAWRAPTLKGGGLFQPISREGALVFNNVLLSIAAAMVFLGTLYPLFLETLTGEKISVGAPFFDSTFVPIMTPLIVVMAIGPFLPWKRADLFVAIGKLKLAIAIVVLTVLVTYWLSGGPAFALFGMGLAVWLFVGSLLEWAQRIKLFREPLGNSFRRMRNLPRSAHGMMLAHAGVAIVIAGITGSQAWTTESVQAMSVGDSVKVGSYTFTLDDIKEVQGPNYMARRAHITVQHPGDKTTILAPEKRIYTVEGQPTTEAAIKSGFIGDVYAVLGDPDDNGTWVTRFYIKPMIPWMWVGGLVMVAGGLLSLSDRRYRVGAPNRSRKKAPKTGHTAQPAE; this comes from the coding sequence ATGATCGTTGAACTCGGACACTATGCCCTCGTACTGGCGCTGGCGATGGCCTTTGCACAGTCCACCGTGCCCTTTCTGGCTGCGGCCCGCAATGATGCCGCGCTGCTGCGGGTGGCCCCGCGCACCGCGATTGCCAGCTTTATCCTGATCGCGTTTGCCTTTGGCGCGCTGACATATGCCTATGTCACGTCCGATTTCTCGGTTCTTAATGTGGTGGAAAACAGCCATACGGCCAAACCGCTCATTTATAAAATCACCGGTGTCTGGGCCAATCACGAAGGCTCGATGCTGCTATGGGTCATGATCCTGGCTTTGTTTGGTGCGGCGGTCTCGGCCTTTGGTCGCAATTTACCCCCCAGCCTACTCGCGCGTGTTGTTGGCGTCATGGGTTTGATCGCGGTCGGATTTCTGCTGTTCATCCTGCTGACCTCCAACCCGTTTGAACGCATTGCCAACCCGCCCTTAAACGGCCAGGGCATGAACCCGCTTTTGCAGGATCCGGGCATCGCCATTCATCCACCGTTCCTGTATCTGGGTTATGTCGGTTTTTCGGTCGCTTTTGCCTTTGCCGTTGCCGCCCTGATCGAAGGCCGGGTTGACCCGGCCTGGGCACGATGGGTCCGGCCCTGGACCCTGGCCGCTTGGGTTTTTCTAACCGCAGGCATCGGGCTTGGTTCATGGTGGTCCTATTACGAACTTGGCTGGGGCGGCTGGTGGTTCTGGGACCCGGTTGAAAACGCATCCTTCATGCCGTGGCTGGCGGGGACGGCGCTGTTGCATTCGGCCATTGTGGTTGAAAAACGCGACGCCCTTAAAAGCTGGACCATCTTTCTTGCCATCATCGCCTTTTCCTTCTCGCTTCTGGGCACATTCCTGGTGCGCTCCGGCGCGCTGACATCGGTTCACGCCTTCGCGACCGACCCCAAACGCGGCATTTTCATTTTGGCGCTGCTGGCCCTGTCGGTCGGCGGGTCCTTTGCGCTTTATGCCTGGCGTGCGCCAACACTTAAGGGCGGCGGACTGTTTCAGCCGATCTCGCGCGAAGGGGCGCTGGTCTTTAACAATGTGCTGCTTTCCATTGCCGCAGCGATGGTGTTTTTGGGCACGCTGTATCCGCTGTTTCTGGAAACCCTGACCGGCGAAAAAATCTCGGTCGGGGCACCGTTTTTTGACTCAACCTTTGTGCCGATCATGACGCCGCTGATTGTTGTGATGGCAATTGGCCCGTTTTTACCCTGGAAACGTGCCGATCTGTTTGTTGCCATTGGCAAACTGAAACTCGCCATTGCCATCGTCGTGCTAACGGTACTGGTCACGTATTGGCTCTCGGGTGGCCCGGCCTTTGCCCTGTTTGGCATGGGGCTGGCGGTGTGGCTGTTTGTGGGCTCCCTTCTGGAATGGGCCCAGCGGATCAAGCTGTTTCGTGAACCACTGGGCAACAGTTTCCGCCGCATGCGCAACCTTCCGCGTTCCGCGCATGGCATGATGCTGGCCCATGCCGGGGTTGCAATCGTTATTGCCGGAATTACCGGCTCCCAGGCCTGGACAACAGAAAGCGTGCAGGCAATGTCGGTTGGCGACAGTGTCAAGGTTGGCAGCTACACTTTTACGCTTGATGATATCAAGGAAGTCCAGGGACCAAACTATATGGCCCGTCGCGCCCATATCACGGTGCAGCATCCGGGCGACAAAACCACCATTCTTGCCCCGGAAAAACGCATCTATACCGTCGAAGGCCAGCCAACAACGGAAGCCGCCATCAAATCGGGCTTCATTGGCGATGTTTATGCCGTGCTGGGCGACCCGGATGATAATGGCACCTGGGTCACGCGCTTTTACATCAAACCAATGATCCCGTGGATGTGGGTCGGCGGACTGGTGATGGTGGCAGGCGGCCTGTTGTCGCTCTCTGACCGGCGCTATCGTGTTGGGGCCCCTAACCGGTCACGCAAAAAAGCCCCCAAAACCGGCCATACTGCCCAACCGGCCGAATAA